Sequence from the Diadema setosum chromosome 18, eeDiaSeto1, whole genome shotgun sequence genome:
TGCTACTAATACATCAACCTGTCCGGTTTCGGCTTTGCGGAAGTATTTGTTGGTTGCGGAGTTAGATGATCCAGCTGATGAGAAATTTCTTTTCAGACCCGTCAATTATTGTAAGTCCAAAGAATCATACAAATTAAGGGATGGACAATTGTCATACACTAGGTGTTTGGATCTGTTGCGGGATGCCCTGTCAGCAGTGGGTTTAGAACCGAAAAAGTTCGGCATGCACAGCCTTCGAAGCGGCAGTGCTACAGCGGCTGCAAAATTTGGAGTCCCAGATAGATTGTTTAAGAAGCATGGTAGATGGCGTTCAGAAACTGCCAAGGATGGATACATTAAAGATAATATGAACGATCGTCTCTTggtatctttgaatttgggccTCTAAAACATTGCGTATGGATATATCGTTGATTGTATATGATAACGTTAGTAAGCAAATAAACTGCGTTGTTTATTCTGCATTATATGAAGCATGTGAGATATTACTGACACATTGTTTATGGAATGAAACTTGGATTAAATTAAATTGTATGCGTTTTGTTTCCTTGTTACCCTTTCTTTAATTGACTGAGAGGGGAGGGCATAGGAATAGCCCTGTCTTGCCATCGAAGCTTGGTGCTCCCCTAGGATTCaggtattatgtatatattatgttcttTTGCAGGTTATGCGTTAGGGAAGGGAGGCGGGATTGAAAATAATTTATTCATGTTTGAGTAGCGAATTAGggaataaatacataaatatatatatatatatatatatatatatatatatatatattggacaTGGAGACCATCAAAGTATTCATaattcatgaataattcatgtgcAGTGCAGCTGTACATGTCctatatttttgaaatattattgtttgcatTTGTATCAGTGCTTCACACCTTTTCACATTATTGTACTAATCTATTATGCTTCTTTGCAATTagttttgtattatttggatatggaaACACATACATGAAATGAACTGATATAAGGTTACCTAAAGGCAATGATAATATTACACAAGTTGGTACAAATTTCACTGCTTGGGACACTCGGCACAGACTTCACAATGACATCTTCAGAATGTTTAGCCCTGTTTCACGATGCATGAATTAACCCCTGCAGGACCATCATCCTAAAATCCCATTGACATTCTATGTGAAAGAGTTGCCCACAGGGAATGAAAGGGTTAACACACAAGATTCATCAGAGCTGAAAGACACATTCATCAAGACAAAACTGACCTGGTCGATCTTCTTCCAGATTGATGGCCCCTCCTTCGTCCTCACTGCCTTGGCCTTGACCTTGGTCTTGTTCTTGACCTTCTTGGTCTTGGAAAATCGAGACGGCTCCATGTCGAGTTCGAGGCCCAGCCTGGAGACTTTCTCCTTGAGGTCCTGGTAGATCTCCAGCAGGCAAAAGGCATCTAGGGCTGgagaaagagtgtaatttttATGAAGGTTAGATGGAACAGattaaaatcattacattttcaccaaaaaaaacccacaaaatcaGAATGAAGTTAACAGAAATTTGCTAACCTGTTTTTGATGGGAACCTGGCATACAAGATTCCCAAAATGTACATTATTAAAAATATGTTGCCCAATTCGATAATCATTTATGGATATAGCATCTATGAACTTTTTGGAAATTTTTAACATGAAACACACgacacttaaaggacaagttcaccttcataaatataaggattgagagaatgcaacaatattagtactgtagaacacatcagtgaaagtttgaggaaaattggacaatcaatgcaaaagttatgaatttttaaaatttttgtgttggaaccgctggatgaggagactactacagcttgtgagtcatatacgtacaacagtataaagaaaatgtaaagaaaattcaacatattttcacttttttcgcataataaaagagcacttgacgtgcctctttctaaaggcagggggaataatattacccatcaCATTTGTTGGTAACAagtcgggggaatgtgtacttttttcaaaagattaaattttgtgaaattctctttatattttccttata
This genomic interval carries:
- the LOC140241887 gene encoding uncharacterized protein; the encoded protein is MRVVRRIIKNVVKFLHIVLQGLKKLLYKPIVKKEPITPEILKAVVEKYSSSTSLVDIRLCAMILIAYAGFLRYDELINIRRCDLDMYVSHVNIFIMKSKTDIYRQGAWVLIGATNTSTCPVSALRKYLLVAELDDPADEKFLFRPVNYCKSKESYKLRDGQLSYTRCLDLLRDALSAVGLEPKKFGMHSLRSGSATAAAKFGVPDRLFKKHGRWRSETAKDGYIKDNMNDRLLVSLNLGL